CAACCTGTCGAGATGATTTGCTCTAAGGGACTCTACttcagtattattaaaaatagatgcgATTGGAGAGCCCTTGTGAGATGTGGTGATAGAGTTGTACTCGATAAACCAGACCGCGAAGAAGAGCTTGAAATACCAAAAACTACAGAATcaccagaaaaaaataacacgatTGTGGAGCCTCAGAAACCTGAATCACCAGAAATTGAATTATTGCCTAATGGATGTCCAGTCGACCCTGAAGTACACTGGTTAATACCGAATGAGAAGTTCTGCAATTTGTTCTACTATTGTGTGGAAGGCGAGAGAGAACTAAGACGATGTCCATTCTGGTTGCACTTTAATAGAAAGCTTCAGgtatggatgtttttttatggattaaaattactatgagAACGTATTAAAAGaattgtttgttaaaacaaCATGTTCATGATCATTGAAAGCattaatttgttgttatttaaattgatttgctGGTAATGTAAGTGGAAAATACcgcaagattttttttacaactaattATTTATCCCACAGGTATGTGATTGGCCGAAGAATTCTGGATGCATAGAGGTACTTGCTGAATAACTGCTAGTGAGCTGAGATGCAGTTAAGaagtttaacaaaataaaatgtactcataatatttaatcctttaagtttaaatacaattaatattgttattaattaatttataataaatctatttaaacCAATTCGTTTATTCATTACTTCTTTTATTAATtcgaaatgtaaaatatttagaaataaaatataactgtctaaaatttcttaaataactaacaataatcttgctttgttttgttttggttaaataaaaattattaaaaaaaatcacgtagttcccttttttttaagtaccaACGATATCCAATTCAACGTTTCGATGTTGCgatgtattgtatttaaacacgatgaaaaatgaatgaatttaataagTGCATTTGATTTACCTGTATTCATTACTTCTTTTCTTAGTAATTAGTTGATTAATGGTTAGGATTCTTCAATTTCTTcgcaaattaaaaactatgcacatatatattgaaaaacttCAGCGATATAACTGAATgtgactttatttaatataaaatgacaattattaatgactagcttttacccgcgactccgtccgcgcggaataaaaaaaatgcacacaagataaaaaagttcctatgtccgtctcctaattctaagctacctccctatcaattttcagctaaatcagttcgaccgatcttgagttataaatagtgtaactaacacaactttcttttatatatatagatgtgggtaggaacaaatataattaaacataaacaaactCGCATTACAAAAATGATGTTTTATATGGACGTTCTCACtaccaaatttatttaaatttttaccaagtaatgatatttttaaaatatctcatTACAAGAATAAATAGAACGGTCAAATTAAGCGAAATTATTGTAGTGAACATACAGCTAATTTGTACagagctgaaaattgatgggaatGTTCAAAACACCAGTATATGTGAACTCTGAAACGACCCATTCATCTATTTCAAGGCAAAGATTACCCAttgtcacaaaaatatttctttgcgTTTTCAgcgaaattgtaaattttatcataaaaaaacctCAGACCGAGttgtaaactataaaataatctattaaaGAATCTCTGCGtgtttagtaaattattaagtatttcTGCTGATGGAATAAGATCTTTCCATAAAAACGTTAACCCATCCCTTTAGACCTTTAGGTTATGATTTAAGATCTTTTCTTAGCGTTTGGCTATGTACAGAAATGTCTACAAAATTTTAAGCTTCTATGTCCAGTTGTTTGTACTGTGCATTGATTTATGAGCCTTTTCAACCGTAATATGTCAGAGACGGTAgcatttagaataaataaatacattttgattattttatctatctatctattctATCTACAACTTGGTTTAAggtaattttttgataaagttACCCATTTCGCCGATAAACGCAATAAACCTATCTttgactttgtttttttttccaaatgaATGAAATGGAATGAAGGTGTGACTTTTCAGGGTCTTCATATTGGTGACCCCAATATCCATCCCAATACCAATTTTTAGCTAATGGGCTAGGCCTAAAATGGTGAAGTTAGTAATGGTTTGAATAgtttcatatataaaaaaaacgcagAAGAGTAAGCTAATACTAGTTGATCTTTAGGGTAAATctaatttatcaaaaagagataactattgtatattttggtttaactattgtcatttaaaactacatacgacgtaatatatttattaattttaacaagctATGTACGAAAAGAAACTAAGGatggtagtttttaataatttttgaaatgacaTGTTAAGATACGTTATTGATCGTCCATTACACATGTCCATCCACAACAAATTAAGCTGAAATAAGCGGAGCGACGGCTGCCCAAAGATATTAGCAATCGCAGAAGCGTTTTCTACTTATAATCGACATAGGAGTGCACGCAAAGAAAAGCGATATGTATCCTGACTATGCGTAACTCtaccaaatccacttccccttcccatcctttccttataagaaaaactaaaattaggctttcggcacgcacactcttcagacgaaacgcggaattgcgcCCACTTTACGTCTGCCTTcttgtggtcgtggtatttccgGTAGTTACTAACTGTGCCTTTGACTCCGTtcatgcggaattaaaaaaaataagtagcctatgtgttcttccagactatgatttatgccaaatttcaccgagatccatgcaaccgttctgaagataccttctaacaaacatacatctatacacccgtctaaacatttgcatttgtagtattagtaagaagtgTGATATTATGTGTGCTGCACCATTGTTaggtgtaaaatataaaaaaagaagtgtgtcatattataattttaacgcGTCATCTAATCACACGAGCATCACCCTACTATCTAACACAAAGCAAAGATAATTGTCTGAACTCCAATGATTAACAATGtcattaacatataaaactttatcatcATTGTTAAACAATTAAACGATAACTTAAGTTTACACTTCTGAAGTGAAAATGACTAATAAATGGGGtataaaaatgcattcaaCCCTTACACAGTATCTATTGCAATTGGAAACTTCCGAGTAAACATGCATTgtaagtacaaaaaataatttttaaaaataatttaatattatcaagtaCAGTctaacctggataagtgag
Above is a window of Papilio machaon chromosome 20, ilPapMach1.1, whole genome shotgun sequence DNA encoding:
- the LOC123722154 gene encoding endochitinase-like produces the protein MICSKGLYFSIIKNRCDWRALVRCGDRVVLDKPDREEELEIPKTTESPEKNNTIVEPQKPESPEIELLPNGCPVDPEVHWLIPNEKFCNLFYYCVEGERELRRCPFWLHFNRKLQVCDWPKNSGCIEVLAE